A stretch of Longimicrobiales bacterium DNA encodes these proteins:
- a CDS encoding selenium-binding protein SBP56-related protein: MARLLPDPTFYPTPSMASEAPPERLAYVALLASGENGHTDALGVVDTDPDSPTYGTLVGRVDFPHGGNELHHFGWNACSSHLCGYAPNPHMERRYLVVPGTHSSRIHVVDTRPDPRSPRLVKVIEGEEVMKRTGYAAPHTVHC, from the coding sequence ATGGCACGCCTGCTCCCCGATCCCACGTTCTACCCCACGCCCTCCATGGCGAGCGAAGCGCCGCCCGAGCGGCTCGCCTACGTCGCACTGCTCGCGAGTGGCGAGAACGGCCATACCGACGCGCTCGGTGTCGTCGACACCGACCCGGACTCGCCCACCTATGGGACGCTGGTCGGCCGCGTCGACTTCCCGCACGGAGGCAACGAGCTGCACCACTTCGGCTGGAATGCGTGCAGCTCGCACCTGTGCGGCTACGCGCCCAACCCGCACATGGAGCGGCGTTACCTCGTCGTGCCTGGCACGCACAGCTCCCGCATCCATGTCGTCGACACCCGCCCCGACCCGCGCAGTCCCCGGCTGGTCAAGGTGATCGAGGGCGAGGAGGTGATGAAACGGACGGGGTACGCGGCACCGCACACCGTCCATTGCG